A genome region from Lucilia cuprina isolate Lc7/37 chromosome 3, ASM2204524v1, whole genome shotgun sequence includes the following:
- the LOC111680297 gene encoding uncharacterized protein LOC111680297: protein MPSCGGPVYQPTTVSYEPRSGGGNGSGGGLGFLGPASSIGVDSPLRIFRKPKPQLALLLFALISLAAGIAMLASGAADWIEDQEFVRQQQQQLPIEQTTDDGVSETQTEAVTPCVNIPLGILLGGVFMTCLGIVGMGLYLKVADWRRNCVCPCPCPFFDKKQSLARQLQCQNVDGGCGQGIMALNPSTDPLVSHTQYAPVSELPSLRADDEERRNLMPDNKDCLSSAEESDRMLEPDPRIVLRPVGRVEDA from the exons ATGCCATCTTGTGGTGGACCAGTGTATCAACCCACAACGGTCTCGTATGAGCCACGTTCAGGAGGCGGTAATGGTTCTGGAGGTGGTCTAGGATTTTTGGGACCAGCCTCCTCCATTGGAGTTGATTCTCCCCTGCGTATATTTCGTAAACCAAAACCACAATTGGCTCTTCTCTTGTTCGCTTTAATATCCTTGGCCGCCGGAATTGCTATGCTAGCTAGCGGTGCTGCTGACTGGATTGAAGATCAAGAATTCGTtagacaacaacagcagcagttaCCCATTGAACAAACCACTGACGATGGAGTAAGTGAAACCCAAACAGAAGCTGTAACACCATGTGTCAATATACCATTGGGCATATTGTTGGGCGGTGTTTTTATGACTTGTCTAGGCATAGTTGGAATGG gACTCTATTTAAAAGTTGCTGACTGGCGCCGCAACTGTGTATGTCCTTGTCCGTGTCCATTTTTCGATAAGAAACAGTCGTTGGCTCGTCAATTACAATGTCAAAATGTTGATGGCGGTTGTGGCCAAGGCATTATGGCCTTGAATCCTTCCACAGATCCTTTAGTTTCGCACACACAATATGCTCCGGTTTCGGAGTTGCCCTCGTTGCGTGCCGATGATGAGGAACGTCGTAATTTGATGCCCGATAATAAAGATTg TCTCAGCAGTGCTGAAGAATCTGATCGCATGCTTGAACCAGATCCAAGAATTGTTTTACGTCCTGTGGGACGTGTTGAAGATGCTTAA